One region of Populus trichocarpa isolate Nisqually-1 chromosome 4, P.trichocarpa_v4.1, whole genome shotgun sequence genomic DNA includes:
- the LOC18098109 gene encoding uncharacterized protein At2g27730, mitochondrial: MATRIGSAARRLAFRRFSSGGKVLSEEEKAAENVYIKKVEKEKLEKLARKAETTASGSGGASTDIKASTAASPTPPGVSTEKVSTDKYRNYAVVAGTVTVFGALGWYLKSGGKKQEEVRD, encoded by the exons ATGGCGACACGGATTGGTTCTGCTGCCAGACGACTAGCATTTCGAAGATTCTCGAGCGGCGGCAAAGTTCTCAGCGAAGAGGAAAAAGCTGCAGAAAATGTTTACATCAAg aaagttgagaaagaaaaactgGAGAAACTTGCACGCAAG gCGGAGACAACTGCTTCAGGCTCAGGCGGGGCATCAACTGATATCAAAGCAAGTACTGCTGCTTCCCCAACACCACCTGGAGTATCCACTGAAAAAGTATCAACTGATAAATACCGGAATTATGCAGTTGTAGCTGGTACAGTTACAGTTTTTGGTGCTCTGGGATGGTATCTCAAGTCTGGTGGGAAGAAGCAAGAGGAAGTCCGGGATTGA